In the Candidatus Binatus sp. genome, one interval contains:
- a CDS encoding endonuclease domain-containing protein produces MPRSDVSSTRPKTIDGVTLHRSRALRHEATGAETKLWYALRGGQIENFKFRRQYPIGKFIVDFCCVGRKLIIELDGSQHAEQAADDKERTSWFEKRGYRVIRFWNFEVMESLADVLDRIKEALDDASAPSPADPSLRSVSATSPATKRAR; encoded by the coding sequence ATGCCTCGGTCTGACGTGTCTTCCACTCGGCCAAAAACGATCGATGGCGTAACGCTCCATCGAAGTCGTGCACTTCGCCACGAAGCAACCGGCGCGGAAACCAAGTTGTGGTACGCGCTGCGCGGAGGGCAGATTGAGAATTTCAAATTCCGGCGACAGTACCCGATCGGAAAGTTCATCGTGGATTTCTGCTGTGTCGGAAGAAAGCTGATTATCGAATTGGATGGCAGTCAGCATGCCGAGCAAGCTGCCGACGACAAGGAGAGAACGTCCTGGTTCGAGAAGCGCGGATATCGCGTTATTCGGTTCTGGAATTTTGAAGTCATGGAGTCCCTCGCCGACGTGCTCGACCGAATCAAAGAGGCTCTCGACGACGCGTCTGCACCCTCACCCGCCGATCCCTCACTTCGTTCGGTGTCGGCGACCTCTCCCGCAACGAAGCGGGCGAGGTAA